A stretch of DNA from Coccidioides posadasii str. Silveira chromosome 1, complete sequence:
GAGCCTGGAACTCTGTGATGCAACTTGTGGGGGGGGGTGGTGGGAATTTTGATGTCAAATTCGAATGTCAGACTTCCCCTTCCATTTCGTCATTCTCccaaataaaaaataaataaataatacATATGTAACTCtgtatcttttttttttttttttttatttatttatttttcttttttcctcccACAATCAATGTGCCACTGGACACCGCATCTCGCTCTCCCCCTGCTCTCCCCCTTCCGCCATCGGACTGGTGATCACCGCGTCGCTGTGCTTCGCGATCTGCCGGAACATCTCCAGCGGGTCAAACCAGACCTCGATCGACTCGATCTGGAGCTTGTCGTTGACCCTGGCGATGAGCATCCCCTGGATGTCGATCATCCCGCCGTGCGCCTTGACCGTGACCTTGTCGCCCTTGCTGTACAATTTCTCATTGGTAAGTAAAAATCCTGTTCTCCTCTTAACAAAATTCTCTAGGACCTTTgctcccaaaaaaaaaataaaaataaaaataaaaataaaaataaaaataaaaataaaaagaaaaataaaaaggaaaaggaaaaaacaggaaaagaaaagaaaaagaaagaaagaaagaagatagtgaatgaaggaaaagaaaagaaaaagaaagaaaagaaagaagagagtgaATGAAGGAAAAGGACGGGGTTTTATACTCGTTCATTCCCACATAATCATTGGCCATCTGTCCCCAGTGCCTCCATTTAAACGTCACCGTCGGCGGCCCGCTGTATACCTCCAGCACCTCCCACGCAAACGTCGGCATCATCCGCTTGAACGCCTTGTGGCTCGTCGCAAAGTCCAGCCGCTCAGGGTCGTAATACTGATTCGACGGTATGAGCGCATTGTACGTGCCCACCCGCAACATGTGGTTCCCATCCTGCGCCGGCCCGCCGTTCAGCGAGAACCTGTA
This window harbors:
- a CDS encoding uncharacterized protein (EggNog:ENOG410PKQS~COG:S), with protein sequence MTAAESAPALPDYVLDPDAVLKDKVSWRYGRAPDYSKTRKVYEEGKTRNHEPRSLPDLVENLVKNWEIEASFKTKLEEWRTVDGSCYRFSLNGGPAQDGNHMLRVGTYNALIPSNQYYDPERLDFATSHKAFKRMMPTFAWEVLEVYSGPPTVTFKWRHWGQMANDYVGMNDKGDKVTVKAHGGMIDIQGMLIARVNDKLQIESIEVWFDPLEMFRQIAKHSDAVITSPMAEGGEQGESEMRCPVAH